Proteins found in one Planococcus citri chromosome 2, ihPlaCitr1.1, whole genome shotgun sequence genomic segment:
- the LOC135834003 gene encoding DNA topoisomerase 2-like, which yields MYSDINEHEVNKENIIRAFFDFYSSTNDVDVANNAPRTIEDTYQIWTDCQHVLKRPDTYIGSTQETISEMWVLDASEDNTRRIVKRRISYVPAFLNLFEEILVNAADQASRDLDEKMDRIEIVIDRNTNEISILNNGDGIPIEKHKKVNLHIPTVIFGMLYTSSNYDDSESRHAGGRNGLGAKVCNIFSLEFTVETASKKNGLKFKQTWTKNMTQTKDPKIEPSTQNYTKITYRPDFQRFGGMQFLDDDVISLMSKRAFDIAGTLPDVEVHLNGELIPIKSFIEYVCLYSDEDPELEPPAIHHEKTKEFEVAVMAANNYNHMSFVNNVATTKGGTHLDYFVDIIVKKLLGNIDRGRLKGVFQAYHIKYNLFVFVNCLVKNPTFNSQTKEELTLPIDTFASNWKLSDKFLNDVCNSEIRDRIKSTAEVVEKVKLACTTGAKNIKCIPKLEDAALAATENSLKCTLIVTEGDSAKTLAVCGLSIVGRELYGVYPLQGKLLNVRDASYQKRIENKELCQLMTILGLDNTKTYEKKEQMSTLRYGKLMIMADQDQDGSHIKGLIINFIHLYWPNLLKHGFLQQFVTPIVKTFDRNGVISEFFSDAEFQAWKASCQNSHEYVIKYYKGLGTSTSKEAKEYFRNIEKHQIDFVYKDANDDSNIEMAFSKTSANLRKKWLEKCIRKRKEEGLRVEHLYGQNEKSISYSDFVDKELVLFSIMNNARQIPSLVDGLNPGSRKVIYACLKNDLYREVKVAQLAGSVAQSTCYHHGEENLMTTIVKLAQNYVGSNNINLLDPIGQFGSRLQGGHDAANPRYIYTKLNAITRLIFHPKDDDLLNYRTEENHRIEPEHYAPIIPMILINGTEGIGMGYNTKITCYNPRDVIKNLQRKIAGQDFEPMTPWFRDFKGEVHNLEDRKFATFGEIEILDKRTVLITELPVGVWTQTYKENVLNKLLNPVAGQSMSKKAEKPSIKISGFKEFHTEKDVRFQVSVPEDELEKFKNTLHEAFKLKSIISNTSMCAFDSNGDLKNFSSVKEILAEYYVVRLQMYNRRKIYLQDLLEAEISKLLNQAKYIEEVYKGKLQIYGRSKQCILEELQSRGYVRDPVRKFKETRGTTTNDEENTNKKLENDLQKDFHYLLGMDGWSVTLEEQVELLNEIRIPMAGTSPRSSDGVRVVPVVDADKRSPKPSKDGPSTSGTQKELPKKVVKQSKNKSTKKATPSSPKMYQAPEHHARGRCKIPDDYELPQLRPTRNPASKPINYDVDTEDEDLEEGDRNQSHEDGSSNECATGVSKDTITQRQQRCQQKSSSSGTGTSVNEESNRSAGSPTENEQQRAHQTPSPCDNRVNEASNSSAGSSTEKEPRRRHQKPSPSDTPANEASDNNDRKEDYNYRDKLRPRKKLNKRKRLRHRQNASVTEFGDEEFGDEEFGDEENA from the exons ATGTATTCTGATATCAACGAGCACGAAGTAAACAAAGAAAACATAAtaagagcatttttcgattttta TTCCAGCACGAACGATGTGGATGTAGCCAACAATGCTCCAAGGACGATCGAAGATACGTACCAAATATGGACCGATTGTCAGCATGTTTTGAAGAGACCAGATACTTATATcg GGTCCACACAGGAAACAATATCCGAAATGTGGGTACTAGACGCATCGGAGGATAATACTCGACGTATTGTTAAACGTAGAATATCGTACGTGCCCgcgtttttgaatttattcgagGAAATTCTGGTGAATGCCGCAGATCAGGCATCTCGAGATCTCGACGAAAAAATGGACCGAATTGAGATAGTGATCGATCG gaACACGAATGAAATCAGCATCCTAAACAACGGTGATGGAATCCCGATCGAAAAGcataaaaaagtgaatttacATATCCCaacggtaatttttggaatgCTTTATACGAGTTCCAACTACGACGACAGTGAATCCAGGCATGCTGGTGGTCGAAATGGACTCGGTGCAAAGGTGTGTAACATCTTTAGTCTGGAATTCACCGTAGAAACAGCCAGCAAAAAAAATGGCCTAAAATTCAAGCAG ACGTGGACAAAAAACATGACCCAAACAAAAGATCCGAAGATCGAACCATCCACCCAAAACTACACCAAAATAACCTATCGTCCAGATTTTCAACGGTTCGGAGGCATGCAATTCTTGGACGACGACGTGATTTCCCTCATGTCCAAGAGGGCATTCGATATCGCCGGCACCTTACCCGACGTTGAAGTCCACCTGAATGGAGAACTAAttccg ATAAAATCGTTCATAGAGTACGTATGTTTGTACTCTGATGAAGATCCTGAGCTCGAACCGCCGGCCATCCATCATGAAAAAACCAAAGAATTCGAAGTGGCTGTGATGGCAGCTAATAATTACAACCATATGTCGTTCGTGAATAACGTAGCCACGACgaag GGAGGTACCCATCTCGACTACTTTGTCGATATAATAGTCAAGAAGTTATTGGGAAACATTGATCGAGGACGATTAAAAGGAGTTTTTCAAGCTTACCATATCAAGTACAACTTATTCGTGTTTGTGAATTGCCTcgtaaaaaatccaacatttaaTAGCCAGACGAAGGAAGAGCTGACGCTACCAATCGATACATTCGCTTCGAATTGGAAACTATCCGATAAATTTCTAAATGAC GTATGCAATTCGGAAATCAGAGACAGGATCAAGTCGACGGCGGAGGTTGTTGAGAAAGTAAAGCTCGCATGTACGACTGGCGCGAAGAACATTAAAT GTATACCCAAGCTTGAAGATGCCGCCTTGGCTGCCACCGAAAACTCGCTCAAGTGCACGCTAATAGTGACCGAAGGCGATTCTGCGAAAACGCTTGCGGTATGCGGTCTGAGTATCGTCGGACGTGAACTCTACGGTGTATATCCACTGCAAGGAAAACTGTTGAATGTTCGGGATGCTTCGTATCAAAAG cgtaTAGAAAACAAAGAGCTATGCCAATTGATGACAATTCTCGGCCTAGACAACACAAAAacctacgaaaaaaaagaacaaatgtCGACCTTGCGTTATGGAAAACTCATGATCATGGCTGATCAAGATCAG gaTGGATCGCATATCAAAGGACTGATAATTAACTTTATTCACCTGTACTGGCCTAATTTGTTGAAGCATGGCTTCCTTCAACAGTTTGTGACCCCGATAGTCAAAACTTTCGATAGGAATGGAGTTatctctgaatttttttctgatgctGAATTTCAAGCATGGAAAGCTTCGTGTCAAAATTCGCACGAGTACGTGATTAAATACTATAAAG GTCTTGGTACGTCTACATCCAAGGAAGCCAAagaatattttagaaatatcGAAAAACATCAGATTGATTTCGTCTACAAAGATGCCAACGACGATTCCAACATCGAAAtg GCTTTCAGCAAAACCTCCGCGAATTTGAGGAAGAAATGGCTTGAGAAATGTATTCGAAAACGAAAAGAAGAAGGTCTTCGAGTAGAGCACCTCTAcggacaaaatgaaaaatccatcaGCTATTCAGATTTCGTTGACAAAGAATTAGTGTTATTCAGCATTATGAATAACGCACGTCAAATTCCTTCACTGGTTGATGGGCTCAACCCTGGATCCCGAAAG GTCATCTACGCGTGCCTGAAAAATGACCTATACCGCGAGGTGAAAGTTGCCCAGTTGGCTGGCTCCGTGGCCCAATCGACTTGTTACCATCATGGCGAAGAAAATCTGATGACGACGATTGTCAAATTAGCGCAAAATTACGTCGGCTCCAATAATATTAATTTACTAGACCCCATAGGACAATTCGGTTCGAGACTACAAGGTGGGCATGATGCGGCCAATCCTCGATATATATATACTAAATTGAA tgcGATAACCCGATTGATTTTTCATCCCAAAGATGACGATTTGCTTAATTATCGCACCGAAGAAAACCATAGAATTGAGCCAGAACATTACGCCCCGATTATACCAATGATATTAATTAATGGAACGGAAGGTATTGGCATGGGCTACAATACGAAGATCACGTGTTACAATCCGAGGGAtgtcataaaaaatttgcaacgaAAGATTGCCGGCCAAGATTTTGAACCTATG acTCCGTGGTTCAGGGATTTCAAGGGCGAAGTTCATAACTTGGAAGACCGCAAATTCGCAACTTTCGGAGAAATCGAGATCCTCGACAAAAGAACAGTTCTGATCACCGAGTTACCAGTTGGCGTGTGGACTCAGACATACAAAGAGAACGTTCTGAATAAATTGCTCAACCCTGTTGCTGGTCAGAGCATGTCCAAGAAAGCGGAAAAACCATCCATTAAAATAAG TGGTTTCAAAGAATTCCATACCGAGAAAGACGTTCGATTTCAAGTTTCTGTGCCAGAGGACGAATTGGAGAAATTCAAGAATACTCTGCACGAAGCGTTCAAACTTAAGTCGATTATTTCGAATACGTCGATG TGCGCTTTCGATTCCAACGgcgatttgaaaaacttttcatcaGTGAAGGAAATCCTCGCAGAGTATTACGTTGTTCGATTACAGATGTATAATCGTAGAAAAATCTACCTCCAAGACCTTctagaagctgaaatttcgaaACTGTTGAATCAGGCGAA GTATATAGAAGAAGTGTACAAGGGGAAGTTGCAGATTTACGGTCGTTCCAAACAGTGTATTCTCGAAGAGCTGCAAAGTCGTGGATATGTACGCGATCCGGTTCGAAAGTTCAAG GAGACAAGAGGAACCACGACCAATGACGAAGAAAACACGAATAAAAAGCTCGAGAATGACTTACAAAAAGATTTCCATTACTTATTGGGCATGGACGGCTGGTCGGTGACTTTAGAAGAGCAAGTCGAGTTA CTGAATGAGATAAGAATACCAATGGCTGGAACTAGTCCACGAAGTTCTGATGGTGTGCGCGTCGTTCCAGTAGTAGACGCTGATAAACGAAGTCCG aaacctTCCAAAGATGGCCCTAGTACTTCAGGCACTCAGAAAGAGCTACCAAAAAAAGTAGTCAAGCagtcgaaaaataaatcaacgaaAAAAGCCACTCCATCTTCTCCAAAAATGTATCAAGCACCCGAGCATCATGCTAGAGGAAGATGTAAAATACCGGATGACTACGAGCTTCCTCAACTAAGACCTACTCGTAATCCAG CGTCTAAACCTATTAACTATGATGTTGATACTGAGGACGAAGACTTGGAAGAAGGAGATAGAAATCAATCTCATGAAGACGGATCGTCGAATGAATG TGCTACGGGAGTCTCCAAAGATACCATAACACAACGACAACAACGATGCCAGCAAAAATCTAGTTCAAGTGGTACTGGTACTAGTGTAAATGAAGAATCTAACAGATC AGCTGGATCGCCAACTGAAAATGAACAACAACGAGCACACCAAACACCAAGTCCCTGTGATAATCGTGTGAATGAGGCGTCCAACAGCTC AGCTGGATCCTCTACTGAGAAAGAACCACGACGAAGACACCAAAAGCCAAGTCCTAGCGATACTCCAGCAAATGAGGCATCTGACAATAA CGATAGAAAAGAAGATTACAACTACAGAGACAAACTAcgaccaagaaaaaaattgaataaaa ggaaacgtcttcgtcaccggcaaaacgcctccgtcaccgaaTTCGGTGACGAAGAATTCGGTGACGAAGAATTCGGTGACGAAGAGAACGCATGA
- the LOC135834799 gene encoding uncharacterized protein in vnfD 5'region-like, whose protein sequence is MVKLCSTVLIVFNSLTTAICNTSPTSPLPLAKLKTRASYIRIILKNDLLYVDKTYFAFILITDDDAHVSLLRPRRFGKSLFLDTLKEILEGNKELFTNYYIGKTNYAWKKHIVLVFDFASFCLGKEGDLEKKLSRELRRMATVNGVCIIGEEFEDLLKDLLLALSNKIDYSTFHGIAVLIDEYDAPIARTLDNTSLSENIFQKMNSFFSILKSHSDIINFTYVTGVGNFGLFSPDSGSNHITDISLLPRYATALGYTEDEIKKYFSAYILQMAKTRSQTGDEVMTDQNILDEMRKYYEGYFFSTDTSAEKIIFNPCSLKVYFDTGRPKNVWSTNGRATLLSSQLKRQSLEEVLKSCYFDGKVISKADLESGSNITNINLQSLFFYHGYYTIKECRNRHFRLDFPNADVKIAFDKEINLAVEDRMNDINNLRISLEIVDLEYFFRILNRIFLDVPSNIYKNSTKKMFQIAIQVLLTGAGISAKSEYTCSLGTPDLVVQLKNRVYIFDLNVLHEDEADDAKLALAMMVENKYADVFIQEKNVKVILVGVSINTLRQEIFWEAKTGMGTLL, encoded by the exons ATGGTGAAACTGTGTTCAACAGTACTTATCGTATTCAATTCATTAACAACAGCc atctgCAATACATCGCCAACTTCACCACTACCGCtagcaaaactgaaaaccagAGCTAGTTACATACGAATCATTCTTAAAAATGATCTACTTTATGTTGATAAAACCTACTTTGCATTCATTCTAATAACTGACGATGATGCTCACGTAAGCTTACTTCGTCCCAGACGGTTCGGAAAAAGTCTGTTTTTGGATACATTGAAGGAAATCCTCGAGGGCAACAAAGAACTGTTCACGAATTATTATATAGGAAAAACAAATTATGCCTGGAAGAAGCATATTGTTTTAGTATTCGATTTCGCTTCGTTTTGTTTAGGAAAGGAaggcgatttagaaaaaaaattgtccagagAACTTCGTAGAATGGCAACAGTTAACGGAGTATGTATCATTGGTGAAGAATTCGAAGATCTTCTTAAAGACCTCTTATTAGCATTATCAAACAAGATTGATTACAGCACTTTCCATGGCATCGCTGTATTGATAGATGAATATGATGCCCCAATCGCAAGAACCTTAGATAATACTTCACtgtcagaaaatatttttcaaaaaatgaacagtttTTTCTCTATCCTGAAATCTCACAGTGATATCATCAATTTCACTTATGTTACTGGTGTGGGTAACTTTGGCCTTTTTTCCCCTGACTCAGGATCCAACCACATCACCGATATCTCTTTACTGCCCAGATATGCTACCGCTCTTGGTTATACAGAAGATGAAATTAAGAAGTATTTTTCTGCATATATTCTTCAGATGGCCAAAACCAGAAGCCAAACTGGAGATGAGGTGATGACGGACCAGAATATACTTGATGAAATGAGGAAATATTACGAAGGATATTTTTTCTCTACAGACACATCTGCAGAAAAGATAATTTTCAACCCGTGCTCTCTAAAAGTATACTTCGATACCGGTCGACCAAAGAACGTTTGGTCAACAAACGGCAGAGCGACGTTATTGTCTAGTCAGCTCAAAAGACAATCGTTGGAAGAGGTGTTGAAGAGCTGTTACTTTGACGGAAAAGTAATTTCTAAAGCAGATCTCGAAAGTGGCTCGAACATCACAAACATAAATCTgcagtcattatttttttaccatggaTATTACACAATTAAAGAATGTAGGAATCGTCATTTTCGTTTGGATTTCCCAAATGCAGATGTGAAGATTGCTTTTGATAAAGAGATAAATTTGGCAGTAGAAGATCGCATGAATGATATAAACAATCTGAGAATCAGTCTTGAGATCGTAGAtctcgaatattttttcagaattttaaacagaattttccTAGATGTACCCAGCAACATCTACAAGAAcagcacaaaaaaaatgttccaaattgCGATTCAAGTTCTTCTCACAGGTGCtggaatttcagcaaaatcagAATATACGTGTTCATTAGGAACACCAGACTTAGTGGTGCAATTAAAAAATCGCGTATATATTTTCGATTTGAATGTCTTACATGAAGATGAGGCAGATGATGCGAAGCTTGCTCTCGCTATGATGGTAGAAAACAAGTATGCGGATGTATTcattcaggaaaaaaatgtaaaggtCATACTTGTGGGTGTTTCAATAAACACCTTGAGAcaggaaattttttgggaagCAAAAACGGGTATGGGGACACTTTTataa